The genomic region AGGCAAGGGGTGAAGGGCTAATTAcgagaggagaggagatCTCTCTTTCTATTCATAGATCATGTTTTACCATACCTAGGGCACTCCTCTACTCTGCTACTGGTTGGCGTTAAAGATGGCGGCAAGGGGGATGACTTTGCATAATAAGACAAGATTTGATCCAATTCGCTGCATGATAAATTGTCCTATGACTAGCTTTGAGGGTTTGATAAGCTGACAGTGGTATATGGGGGATATGAGTTGTGTTGACCAATGAATGGCTACTTCATGTCGCATTTTGAGGTCTAATGGTATGTCTATGTACTAAAGTCCTATATACGAGAATGCGGCCTCCGACTTATATAGCGCTATACTAATGAAGGTATACAGCAACCCCTGAGAACTGAAGTATGCCTTGTTCCAACCTTGCCCATTTCACAAGAAGTGGCCTGATATGGACATGATCTCCCCATGTTTATTACCAGTCTACATGATAACCTTGGAACATAGACTATTATTCTCTTGTATACTCCGAAGAGTTTTAATTGAGATTTGAACCATATAGCCTCGCCTCTTCTGTGACATTAAGCAGTATTGAATGTTTCCGGCGTGTATCGTCTGGTAACCACCAACCAGTTCATATATATCCCGTTCAATAGAATGTTCTCAAAACCTACAATATGCAATGGACATTTTGCATTCAAGAATTATTTCGGCATTAACTGTGCGAGGGAGGAATATGTAAGCAGAGCTGTTCTCGCTCGATAAGAGAGTTGTAGACATGTGCCCACTTAATCTCAGAACGGAGGGTCAATAATAACCTCTTGAGAGGCCGCAAACTCCCACTCATCTTAAGCAACGCATGTATCAGCCTCCTAGGTGTCAGTTACTTACATCTAGGTTTGGTCGTTCCAGAGTGAGTTACTGAAGGACAATGTAATATGCATGCTATGAGTGTAATACGCCAGGGCAGACAGAGCTTGACCATCTTTTCCTCAACGCCAAAAGTTAACCCCATAAACACAAGGTTTCGACTAACTCACTTTATCTCCTGGATTAAACCAATTCTGGGACTCTATCGAAGCTCTTGTTATCCAATGCTGAACAGCTTGCAATGAATAAGGAGCTTAGGCGTGCAAGCTGGTGTGTAAACCGGCGATTGCCTGTTTAGGCAATTGTTGGCTCCACCCTGGTAAGTAGTGGAAAGGCTCGAAACGCAATGCCCCTGCTTCCATGTGCACAAACAGTTCCTGCCCCACATCCAAGTTCAACGCTTGGTCCCCTGTCAACTTTTTCTCACCGCCCGGCAGAAAAAGTGGTGATTCTGCCCGGTGCTGCTGCGCATTTCATGAAGCTATCGTCGATTCTTCTTTGCGCCATTCACCACTCAACCTTGAACACTAAGAGATTGACTTTCTTACTGATTTTTGGCAAACGGCAACGAGCTTATCGAAACTTCTAATTGTCCTCCTACTTCCAACTCTATACCCAATTTGTTTTTTGTCATTCCAGTACCGTCATCATGTCGTCGTCCACAACTGGCGGTGTTTCTCTCAACCCTGAGGTGAAGTCCAAGAAGGGTAAGTCATATATAGCTGCTGCTTTCTTCAGCCCTTTATCCTAGTCTACGAAGCTTATCTAACGTTTGCGACATGCAGACAAGAACCTGAAGCGCAAGCAAGACAAGTCAACCAAGCTTGAGcagcgcaagaagaagcgttCCGCCAAAGCAGAGAAGCGAGCCGTCAAGGCTGCCGGTGCCGTCAGTGCTGAGCCCAAGGAGGTCGTTGGTGGCAAGCCCCGAAAGTCAAAGACCGTGGCAAAGAAAACCGTCAATGCTTCCAAGCGCAAGGAAAAGCTAAAGGCTCGTGCCGAAAAGCTTCAGGAAAAGGCAAACTTGTTGTtggccgaggccaagaaagcCGCTGCCCAGTATCAAGCACTTCTTGACGCCGAGGTAAGTTCACCCATCCCATGATTGTTTATTTACACACTGATCCCCCTCACCAGAAAACCGCCAACGAGTCCAAGTCTGAGCAGGACGACGATACCTCTTCTGATTCCGATACTTCAGATTCTGGTTCCGATAGCTcatctgaggatgagggagGTGCTCCAGTGGCCAAGCAGCCGACCGAAGTTCCTACAAACATCCCGGCCGACGAGGTCGTGATGAAGCACCGCCGACTGAGCAACGCCACTTCCGAACGAAGCCATGTTTCCGCCGCCGATATCTCCCCCGAGGCAAAGGAAGAGCCCAAGGAatccaagaaggagaagaaaagcaagaagggaaaaaaagtGAGACTCGTCGAACCTGAGAAggcagaggaagaggctgtcgaatctgaggttgaggttgaggatcCCAAGGCATCtgacaagaaggccaagaaggccgagaagaagaggaagcgaGCCGAgaccaaggacaagaaggaaaaggagcCCGAGTCTGCAGCTCAGGCTGAACAATGGCAAGTCGACGATCTCGAGGGAGGCTCTGCTCGGCAGGCCAAGTTTCTCCGACTTTTGGGTGGAAAGAAGGCTGGTGCTAGTGTTGCCGCTTCCCATAACACCAAGGGCGCATCCGACTCGACCAAGGCCGAGGCTGACATCCAGAAGCAGTTCGAGGCTGgtatgaagatgaagaacgaTGGTGGCAGCAAGCGTCGTGGTCTTGGTGCATAGTTGTGTGACGCAAAGTATGTGTTTCGTGTTGGCATTCGCATTTGAAGCTCGTGGCTTCGCACAAGCTCTCCCCATATAAAGAAAGGGCTGTTATTTTAATTCACGGTTCACGGCATGGCGTCAGGTAgacaaaaagcaaagaaataaaCCCTCTTGTTTTGTTCTTCGAAAAGAAGTCGATTTATGTTGATTCCAGATTGCGCCTGTTCTCCCTAAGTCGAGTTCCTGTGAATTCAATACAGGTTCCCCCATGGCGAAATACAATTATATGTGCCCTTCCACCCTTTCAGCTTCTTTGAACGATGGACTGGTGCCCCATGCTTGTCCATAGCTTTTAGATGGCTCGCAGACCCTTACTCTCCCAGATATAAAAAAATGCAGTACCATCGCTGAGAGCGAGGTCTGGTAAGGGTATTCGTTTTGGTTGTTGTTTGTGTTTATGTTGTTATAGTATAGAAAGGTTCAATTGGTGGAAGCTTAACCGAAGAATCGGGAGATACCCTCGAAGACGAGACCACCAAAGATGACGAACCCAAGGATAGCTGCAGTGGCAAATTGTTAGTAAAGCCCAGCTCCTTGAACCATGGAAGTTCACGTATACGTACAGATCCAGAACAGGGAGATAGGAGACTTCTGAACCTTCTCGACACGCTTCTTAATCTGATCCTCCGACTTGCCCATCCTGGCTTCATTGCCCTTGGCAAAGGCCTCGTTGCGTCGTCGCTGCTGGGGAGTTTGCGCCTGCAAGGAAGTATCATGTTAGCTCCATCATGAGATCGACACTGGTTCATGTCGGAGGGTCCAGGCTGTGGCGTACCATTGTGTCTAGCCGTGAGAGTTGGAGTAAAAAGGGTGGAAAGAAATATACAGAAGAATTGAGAGTAAAACGGTTTCAAATATTGTAAACGGTCCTTGTTACATTAAAGTACTGAGATCGTATTAAGGGACAGATTTCAAGGGCCCGTGAGGGAAGGGAAGATTAAATGGGCTGCTAACAATTTTGGGGACATGTGTTCCTTTCCTTTCCCCTTAAAGACAGACAAGGGAAG from Fusarium oxysporum Fo47 chromosome III, complete sequence harbors:
- a CDS encoding small acidic protein family-domain-containing protein, giving the protein MSSSTTGGVSLNPEVKSKKDKNLKRKQDKSTKLEQRKKKRSAKAEKRAVKAAGAVSAEPKEVVGGKPRKSKTVAKKTVNASKRKEKLKARAEKLQEKANLLLAEAKKAAAQYQALLDAEKTANESKSEQDDDTSSDSDTSDSGSDSSSEDEGGAPVAKQPTEVPTNIPADEVVMKHRRLSNATSERSHVSAADISPEAKEEPKESKKEKKSKKGKKVRLVEPEKAEEEAVESEVEVEDPKASDKKAKKAEKKRKRAETKDKKEKEPESAAQAEQWQVDDLEGGSARQAKFLRLLGGKKAGASVAASHNTKGASDSTKAEADIQKQFEAGMKMKNDGGSKRRGLGA